A single genomic interval of Terriglobus albidus harbors:
- a CDS encoding HIT family protein, protein MDRLWTPWRYAYITKSGPSQRKGIPEPLNAYPDDQGCVFCNLIASVDYAIEHGMPVDEAERHGHIVARGKFHYIALNAFPYTSGHVMVVPYLHTDALAKLDVESAHELIVMAQQTERAIRATYRPDGLNFGLNLGEAAGAGVAAHLHLHGLPRWVGDNNFMPVLAETRILPEDLDVTWQRLRQAFQSL, encoded by the coding sequence ATGGACCGCCTCTGGACGCCCTGGCGTTACGCGTATATCACCAAGTCTGGCCCTTCGCAGCGCAAAGGCATTCCTGAGCCTCTCAATGCCTATCCTGACGACCAGGGATGCGTCTTCTGTAATCTCATCGCTTCGGTTGACTACGCCATCGAGCACGGCATGCCGGTGGATGAAGCGGAGCGTCACGGACACATCGTCGCGCGGGGAAAGTTCCACTACATTGCTCTAAATGCATTTCCCTATACCAGTGGTCATGTAATGGTGGTACCGTATCTGCACACGGACGCGCTCGCGAAACTTGACGTGGAATCAGCGCATGAGCTGATCGTCATGGCACAGCAGACCGAGCGGGCTATCCGTGCGACCTACCGTCCGGACGGGCTGAACTTTGGCCTGAACCTCGGAGAAGCTGCCGGGGCCGGCGTTGCGGCACACCTGCATCTCCACGGGCTGCCGCGATGGGTGGGGGATAACAACTTCATGCCTGTGCTGGCTGAGACACGTATCCTGCCGGAAGATCTGGACGTCACCTGGCAGCGCCTGCGACAGGCCTTTCAGTCGCTGTAA
- a CDS encoding nuclear transport factor 2 family protein — MRRKQGYTPYTLPMKYAVKFAMLALAVAAPIAIHAQVFRQVGMAPVNGVRKIASGNKPHSHRQIEALEEQWRQAQLRADTDTMSKMMADDYIGISANGMVQTKQQMVERVTNRKINITRMDVDELKVKIINGSTAVVTSQVDVDGEMDGRPLHGKYLYTRVYARQAGGGWKVVNFEATRMRPEPDKIADNK; from the coding sequence TTGCGGAGAAAACAGGGCTACACTCCGTACACCTTACCGATGAAGTACGCAGTCAAATTCGCTATGCTGGCCTTGGCCGTGGCGGCTCCAATTGCCATTCACGCGCAGGTTTTTCGCCAGGTGGGCATGGCCCCGGTGAATGGCGTACGGAAGATTGCGTCGGGGAATAAGCCCCATTCGCATCGGCAGATTGAGGCGCTGGAAGAGCAATGGCGGCAGGCGCAGTTGAGGGCCGATACCGACACGATGTCAAAGATGATGGCCGACGACTACATCGGCATCTCCGCCAACGGCATGGTCCAGACCAAGCAGCAGATGGTCGAGCGCGTAACGAACCGCAAGATCAACATCACCCGTATGGATGTCGATGAGCTGAAGGTAAAAATCATCAATGGAAGCACGGCCGTCGTGACCTCGCAAGTGGATGTCGATGGTGAGATGGATGGGCGTCCGCTGCACGGGAAGTATCTCTACACCCGCGTCTATGCTCGTCAGGCAGGTGGAGGATGGAAGGTCGTGAACTTTGAGGCGACCCGCATGCGGCCTGAGCCCGATAAGATTGCCGATAACAAGTAA